From a region of the Poecile atricapillus isolate bPoeAtr1 chromosome 4, bPoeAtr1.hap1, whole genome shotgun sequence genome:
- the LOC131578968 gene encoding general transcription factor IIE subunit 1-like has protein sequence MEEQTIPSEVPAALKRLAKYIVRGFYGVECSLALDVLIRYPCVKEDDLLQLLKYERKQLRTVLNTLKADKLVKLRMRVEMGPNGKSTRHNYYYINYKVLVDVVKYKLDHIRRKIEADEQDSTTRPSFKCPSCSSTYTDLEVNQLFDAFTGTFRCTYCNTEVEEDGSAFPKHNARTLLAKFNEQIEPVFVLLRETDDIVLPYDLLEPQPTEIPQLSESFDPKLGSSVLESCSCPEKWAHRSSAFGLTYTQNITIDVQDSKSKKKRREKATEKQPIWLSKSTVEGAATATNSAGVNASEETEENVNETVTDNEIIKTLLIHESKSSSCTDQAPIVKRKLHGSQSGNSEFEEDVKHSRHAGMKVPGSYFEQEEEQETLGPIVRVAGQPCSYGEVSENPELVSLMTSEERDAYIKVGQEMFQSVFE, from the exons ATGGAGGAGCAAACCATTCCCAGCGAGGTGCCGGCAGCCCTAAAGCGCCTGGCCAAATACATAGTGCGAGGTTTCTATGGTGTGGAGTGTTCCCTGGCTCTGGATGTGCTGATCCGCTACCCCTGTGTGAAAGAGGATGACTTGTTACAGCTGCTCAAGTACGAGCGCAAGCAGCTGCGCACTGTCCTCAACACGCTCAAGGCAGACAAGCTGGTGAAGCTGCGGATGCGAGTTGAAATGGGGCCTAACGGGAAGAGCACGAGGCACAATTACTATTACATCAATTACAAGGTGCTGGTGGATGTGGTAAAATACAAACTGGATCACATACGCCGGAAAATAGAAGCAGATGAGCAGGATTCAACTACCAGACCCTCTTTTAAATGtccatcctgctccagcacGTACACGGACCTTGAAGTCAATCAGCTCTTTGATGCATTTACAGGT ACTTTCCGCTGCACTTACTGCAACACTGAAGTAGAGGAAGATGGCTCAGCGTTTCCAAAGCACAATGCTCGAACCTTGCTGGCAAAGTTCAATGAGCAGATCGAGCCTGTCTTTGTGCTGCTGCGTGAGACTGATGATATTGTGCTGCCCTATGACTTGCTGGAGCCTCAGCCAACAGAAATACCCCAATTATCAGAAAG CTTTGATCCGAAGCTGGGCTCAAGTGTGCTGGAATCCTGCAGCTGCCCTGAAAAATGGGCACACAGAAGTTCTGCTTTTGGCCTTACATACACCCAAAACATAACTATTGATGTCCAAGACTCAAAGtccaagaagaaaagaagagaaaaagcaacTGAAAAACAACCTATCTGGTTGTCAAAGAGCACTGTGGAAGGAGCAGCAACAGCCACCAATAGTGCTG GAGTAAATGCTtctgaagaaactgaagaaaacgTTAACGAAACTGTCACCGATAATGAAATCATCAAGACTCTTCTGATCCATGAATCCAAGTCATCATCCTGCACAGACCAGGCTCCAATTGTCAAAAGGAAACTTCATGGATCGCAGAGTGGTAACAGTGAGTTTGAAGAGGATGTCAAGCACTCAAGACATGCAGGAATGAAAGTACCAGGCAGCTACTTTGAACAAGAGGAGGAACAGGAAACTCTGGGTCCTATTGTAAGGGTTGCTGGCCAGCCCTGTTCATATGGTGAAGTTAGTGAAAACCCAGAGCTTGTGTCTCTCATGACAAGTGAAGAGAGAGATGCTTATATAAAAGTAGGACAAGAAATGTTCCAGTCTGTCTTTGAGTAA